The following are encoded in a window of Dysidea avara chromosome 4, odDysAvar1.4, whole genome shotgun sequence genomic DNA:
- the LOC136253852 gene encoding uncharacterized protein: MRELLSSKRAWNWGETAQEETFAKADTKISADASSHGLGAVLLQQQNQEWRPVAYASSSMSETETRYAQIEKEALAITWACEKFSTYILGKHISIETDHKPLVPLLGNNYSIQHVPGKLLYAADTLSRAPLREESDAQPYRANLREPLMSTPLPKHPWERVAADVLQLNSSTYLLVVDYFSRYPEVIKLNSTTSKAVISSLKSIFSCHGVPSVLMSDNGPQFDSSEMKEFANTYAFQHITSFPHYPQSNVWVRTGNSQIKGRIVSNADTPRSYVISIPNGQVCRNRQHLNHRLNTTNDSAPDIPDSSTTSDSTEPPRDRIMTRTQTGIDIRSPNRLRYD, encoded by the exons ATGAGAGAACTACTCAGCAGCAAACGAGCCTGGAACTGGGGGGAGACAGCTCAAGAAGAAACATTTGCCAAG GCAGATACAAAAATTTCTGCTGATGCATCATCCCATGGGCTTGGAGCTgtgttgctacaacaacaaaaccaagAATGGCGGCCAGTAGCATATGCTTCTAGTTCTATGTCAGAGACAGAAACTAGGTATGCTCAGATTGAGAAAGAAGCTCTTGCTATCACATGGGCATGTGAGAAATTCTCTACCTACATCCTGGGAAAGCACATCAGTATTGAGACTGATCACAAACCTCTAGTTCCACTATTGGGAAACAA CTACTCAATTCAACATGTACCAGGGAAACTTCTGTATGCTGCTGACACACTGTCCAGAGCTCCACTGAGAGAAGAATCTGATGCTCAACCCTACAGAGCCAATCTGAG GGAACCTCTGATGTCTACTCCTTTACCAAAACACCCTTGGGAGAGAGTAGCAGCCGACGTACTGCAGCTCAACAGCTCAACATACCTTTTAGTTGTGGACTACTTCTCAAGGTACCCAGAAGTGATAAAACTCAATTCCACCACATCAAAAGCTGTGATCTCTAGCCTGAAATCAATATTCTCTTGCCATGGTGTTCCCTCAGTGCTAATGAGTGACAATGGACCACAATTTGATTCAAGTGAGATGAAAGAGTTTGCCAACACTTATGCTTTCCAACACATCACAAGTTTCCCTCACTACCCACAGAGCAATG TGTGGGTAAGAACTGGCAACAGTCAGATAAAAGGAAGAATTGTATCCAATGCTGACACTCCGAGATCCTATGTTATATCTATACCTAATGGACAAGTGTGCAGAAACAGACAACACCTTAACCATAGACTGAACACAACTAATGACAGCGCTCCAGACATTCCTGATAGCTCAACAACATCTGATAGTACAGAGCCTCCAAGAGACAGAATTATGACTAGAACTCAAACAGGTATTGACATTAGATCTCCTAACAGACTGAGGTATGACTAA